CCCGATAAATGCATTATTATTAGTGAATTGTACAAACTTATCAAAAGTTGCTTTTGCTGCACCATATTTCCCGACTGCAAACCCGCCGGAAATACCTTTTGCAGAAGGGTTTGAGTAAATCCTTGTACTGTCGGGATGTGTGTAGAAATATTTAAATTTCTTATCTTTTGCTGCACCGTATTTCCCGACTGCAAACCCACCTGAAATACCTAATGATTCATCAGTATAAACTCGTGTACTGTCTCCTGTTACAATCAATAAATCTCCGAGACCTTTTTCTTTAGCAGCACCGTATTTCCCGACTGCAAACCCGCCGGAAATCCCTTTTGCGGCAGCATCATCTACATATATATTTGTTGCTCCGGAATTTACGACTAGAAGATCTCCCACACCTTTCGCTGCTCCATATTTCCCTACGGCAAAACCGCCGGAAATCCCTTTGCCTGATTTTGCCGGGTTTGCAACATACATTCTCACACCTACCGAAGTAACAGACATAATTGTTTTTCCTGTTTTATCCTTTACTTCAAATAAAATATCATCTTCCGCTTTAGATTTATCTGCTTGAATCACAAACTTGCTTGAAGGGGTTTTTGTCCCTATACCGACATTTTGTGCCGAATTTGTTAAATAAACATTTGTTGCATTTTGTGTCCAAATTTCAGATGACATTGACAAATCAACCCACTTGCCGTCTCCGTAAATAAAAAAAGAATTTAAGTTGGTATCAAAAACTAAAAGCCCGGAAACAGGATTTGAAATTAGTTCTCTTTGGCTCGTTAACATTCTTGGAATCAATAAACCTTGTGTTGTAGATTTAACTTCAAAAATTGCAGAACTTGCAGGGGTATCTCCTGAGCTGCCTGAAATAATGACACCTTGCGAGAAAGCACTTGAATAAAGAAAAATAGAAACAAGAATTAATAAAGAAAATTTTTGTAGGGTTTTCATGGTTTTTTGTATTTTAAGGTTTTAAACATTTCAAAAGGAAATAAATATTTTTTATGTTGCAAGTTTTTTTGATTACATTTTTTATTTTTTAATATTGTTGTGTCAACACTATAAGGCTTGACATAATAATTAACAAATTTTATTTTTTTGATAAAATGCTGTAATGCTTTTACGAAATATATACAACTAAAGAAATTTTACGCAAATATAACTTTCAATATAATTATAAATGTTTACGAACAATCCTTAAAATAATATTTAACAAGCTTTATGAAGTTGGAAAATACTGAAATGTTCTTATAGAGGAGAAATTATAAATTTAATTATACCGGGTTCAAAATATTCTCGGGGTATTAAAAAAACAACAAGGAATTATACTTTTCATGTAGTGCAGGGAAACAATTAAACAATGATAAAGGAATACATGATATTAACAATTATTCCTCTGAATCATTTTTTGGCGTTAAATTTGATATGAGTAAGAAAGAATACATTTTATCTCATGGAAGCACTTCAATTCACGGAATAGCATTAATTATGTACAGATGTTGATAAAGAAATTTATTGACCGAGTAATATTTAATCAAAAAACCGATAAGTTTACCGCCATACGATACGGTGTTTGAATTTGATGAACAATAAGTAAATTCGATAAATAATGAAATTTAAAATAATTAATTTATTGATTTTTGGTATTATACTTTTTGAGGGATGTGCAATTTTTCAAAAAGGAAACCTTGATATGGTCCAACTTACCGAAGATTTTATTGAAGGAGATATTTTTGTAGAAAGTATTGATTTTTACGAAAGATTTTTGATAGACAATCCTAATGATGCTGATTTTAATTACAAAATGGGCTTTGCATTATTAAATACGAAAACAAGAGAAAAAGAATCAATAAAATACTTTAAAAAAGCAAAAGAATTTTATAATAAACCTGCTACAAAATCAAAATATGTAGAAAGTTCATTTCAACTTGCAAGAGCCTATCGAGCATCATACCTTTTTATTGCTGCATTAGAAGAACTGTCGCAATTAAGAATGCAAGTCGTAAAAAATGAATATGTTACAACAATAGTTGACAGAGAAACTCTTAAATGTGAACATGGGCAGAAACTTTTCGAAAATAAAATAAATTTTAAAATTACAAGTCTTGGAGATACTATAAATTCTGAATTCCAAGATCATAGCCCGGTAATTTCTGCTGATGAGTCTGTTCTTATTTTTACGTCAAGAAGACCGAACGGTTGGAATGAAGAAATTGATGAAGACGGAAATTATAATGAGGATATTTTTATTTCAGAAAAGCATAACGAGGCTTGGACAAAGCCGGTAAGTATAGGAATGAATATCAATACAAAAAAACACGAAGCTTCAATAGGCTTATCAGTTGACGGTCAAAAACTTTTCATCTACAAAGATGATGATTACGGCAGTATTTATATGAGTACTTTTGAAAAAGGAGAGTGGAGCACCCCTTATAAATTAGGAGAAAACATAAATACAGATGACAGAGAAACTCATGCTTCTCTCTCTGCCGACGGGAAATATCTGTATTTTACAAGCGATCGCCCCGGAGGCTTCGGAGGTCTTGATATTTATGTGTCAGAAAAGTTAAGAAACGGAATCTGGGGACCTGCCAGAAACCTTGGCAATGCTGTTAATACAAAGTATAACGAAGAAGGACCTTTTATACACCCTGATGGTAAAACGCTGTATTTCAGCTCAAAAGGACATGAAAATCTTGGAGGTTACGATATATTTAAATCAACAAAAACAGATTTCGGAACTTGGACAAAAGCGGAAAACATAGGTTATCCGATAAATACCGTTGGGAATGATGTTTTTTATATGCCTACTGCTGACGGACAAAGAGCATACTATTCATCTCAAAAAAATCCGAACCGCAAGGATAATGATTTATACCTTATAACACTTGAGTCTGTAAAAAGAGCTGACCTTACTGTTATGATTGGTGATGTATTTTTAAAGTGCTCAGACGACTTACCCGACATTTCAATAACAATAAAAGACACTGAAACACAAGAATCATATAAAGTAAAGCCTAATCATAAGAATAAGAGATTTATCTTCATTGCCAAATGGGGAAAAACATATAAGATTTCTGTTGATTTAAAAGGAAAAATTATATTTACGGATAAACTTACAATTTCTCCTGATAATGCTCCTAAAAAAATGAAATATAAATCAATCAGGCTTGACCCTGACTCTGATTGTGAATAGCTTTTTAATATCCCATTTCTTCAGGTTGTATTTATTGTAAAATTTAGGTGCAACCTTTTGGTATATACATATCTGTTTTTATATATTTAAACCCAAATTATGTTTTAGAAGTTTGTTCTGAGGTTTGAAAATACAATAAAATATGACATTTTATTATATTAAGCATAGCACCGCTATGCTTAATGTGAAAAATGTAACGAAGTGTTATATTTTGAAGTAGTTTCATACCGTAATAGAATTTCTAATGCATATTTTGGGTTAAATAATATCTCGAAGAACTTTCATTAAAAAAACACTTATGAAGACGAAACTTACTTTTCTTTTTGCAATACTTTTAATTGCATTCTCAGCAAAATCACAATTAACAGTTAATAACGGACATACAGCACAAGAACTGGCAAATATTCTTGCCGGAGAAAATATTACTGCTACAAATGTTTCAATAACAGGAAACACTCAACAATACGGAAGTTTTACTTTTACCGGTAACGGCCTTGATGTTAATTCAGGTGTTATTCTTTCATCCGGAAGTATTTTTGATGCAGCAGGACCAAACAGTAGCGGAGAAACATCAACTGATTTCGGAGGGGCAGGCAATGCCCTGTTAACACAGTTGGCAGGTTCAGAAACGTATGATGCAGTTGTTCTGCAATTTGATTTTGAAGTTCAATCAGATGAAATAGAATTCAACTTTAACTTTTTATCAGAAGAGTATAATGAATTTGTAGGAAGCCCTTATAATGATGTTTTTGCTTTTTATATTTCAGGTCCCGGAATAACGGGAGAAGAAAATCTTGCAATAGTTCCGGGAACAACAGTTCCTGTTTCAATAAATACAATAAATAACGACCTATTTTGGCAATTCTATCACGATAACACAAACGGAAACACAAATATAGAATTTGACGGTTTTACAACTTTGATGACAGCTAAAAAATCAGGTCTTCAATCTTGTCAAACATATACATTAAAATTAATGATTGCCGATGCGGGAGACGGCATATTTGATGCAGGTGTTTTATTACAGGAAAATTCTCTTGTTCAAGCAAATATTTCAGCAAGCTCATCAACCTACAGTAACAACAATACAGCTCTTGAAGGTTGCATCGAAGCCGATTTTACTTTTCAATTAGCCGAAGCCGTTGATTATGATGTTGAAATACCTTTGAATATAGGAGGTTCTGCTATTAACGGAGTTGATTATAAACACATAGACCCTTTAATCATCATACCTGCCGGACAAACAAGTGCTACAATTATTATAGAATCTTATTCCGACGGTATAACGGAAGGGCAAGAAACTATTGAAATAGCATATACACCGGCTCCTTGCCAAGCACAAGAAACCGTCTCATTATTTATTGATGATTTTCAACCGATTGAATTTTCAGCAACAGAAACAGGTGCAAATTGTAACGGTGCAACAGACGGAGAGGTTCTTTTTACAATTACCGGAGGATTTGCTCCGTACACTATAAACCTTACGGATACGGTTACATTAGAAACATCTTCATATACAGCAAACCCTATTGTTGGTTTATCTGCCGGCACTTATTCTGTTGAAATTATCGACAGCTACGGTTGTAAAGCGGAAGATATTGTTTTCGGTGATATTTTTAATGCAGGAACAACATTCTTACCCACAGGAACAGGTGTTACTTACGAAACATCAATTGAAGTTACAGGTTTCGGCACAGGTGAAACTTTGGAAACAATAGACCAATTCAAACAAATTTCTGCAACAATGGAGCATTCTTATGCAAATGACCTGTCAATTACTTTGAGAGCACCAAACGGAACAGAAGTCCTTCTTAAGGCAGAAGGTGACGGACTAATCGGCAGCAACCCTAACAACAGTTGTGATATGGGAGAACCGGTTTCTTCCGGTAGAGTTGACCAATGGAATGCAAATAATATAACTCCCGGTATAGGGTATGAATATGTTTGGAATCTTACCCCGACATATGGTACAATGTCATATCAAGTTGATAATCAGCTTCTGCCTGAACACACATATATCTCAACTTTCGGAAATGAACTAACAGATTTTTATTATCCCTCAGGTTCATATCAACCGGAAGGAAATCTTGCCGATTTTATCGGTACGGAACTTAACGGAACTTGGACAATAATTGTTACCGACTTCTATATTCTTGATAACGGATATATTTTTGAATGGAGTTTAAGTGTAAGTTCTCCCCAGTCTGATTCAATTATTAAAATTACCGAACCTGCATTACCGAATGTTACATCTAATCAAACAGAGCCTGATTGCGGAGTAAGTAACGGGAATATTGATATTGCCGTTACCGGTTTTAATCCTGTGGCATATCTTTGGAACACCGGAGCAACAACACAAGATATTTCAGCAATACCAAGCGGTGCTTATTCAGTTAATATTCAGGGAAATGACGGTTGCGATTATGATTATAATTTTAATCTTTCAAACAACGGCTCTTTGGTCTTAACAGCAACAACCGAAGCCGAAACATGCGTAAATGCCGATGACGGAAGTATTGATTTAACTGTATCAGGAGGAACTCCGAACTTTACTTTTAATTGGGGCAACGGAGCAATAACAGAAGACATCTCACCTCTTATCCCCGGTAATTACACAGTTACGGTTACCGATGCAGGAGGATGTTCCGGAATTAATACTTTTGAAGTTTTGCAAGCAACTCCTATAAGCATTACTGCAAATATTACAAATGAAAATTGCGGAGACAAAGAAGGCATAATTGATATCTCGATTTCAGGAGGTATTGAACCATATACTTTTGTTTGGTCAACAGGAGAAACTTTTGAAGATATTAATGAACTTACACAAGGCGAATATTCGGTTACGGTTACCGATGCAAATTCTTGTACTGCAAATCAAACTTTTACTATTATAAATTATGTCGGAAATTGTATTCCCGATTGTGATTTAGCAATTACAAATGCTATTTTAACTGATGAAAATTGCGGACAAACAAACGGAGCAATTGACCTAACAATATTTACAAGTTTTTCTCCTTATACTGTTTCATGGAATAACGGAGCAACAACCGACGATATAAACTCCTTAACTGCAAACAATTATATAGTTTCAATTGCTGATGCCGAAGGTTGCGAATTATCAGAAACTTATACAATCGTTAACCAAACATCGGGTATTGAAGTTCTTGGTATTGGCGTAATTGATGAAACTTGCGGAAACGGACAAGGAGAAATTAATCTTACTGTTAACGGCGGAGCATTGCCCTATACTTTCAAATGGAGCAACGGAGCAACAACAGAAGATTTAACAAATTTGAGCGAAGGAACATACGATGTAACTGTTACGGATGCAAACGGATGTTCTGTTAATTCTTCGGCAACGGTTACGAATCAAGCCGGAGATTTACATTTAACTTGGGGTAATGCAACTAATGAAATCTGCGGTAATTCAAGCGGAACAATTGACATTCTTATCGAAGGCGGAAATCCTTTCGGCTTTGGATATTATGAGTATTTATGGTCAAACGGAGCAACAACGGAGGATTTGATAAATATTAGCGAAGGTTCTTATTCATGTGTTGTTACCGATGAAGACGGTTGTAAAATTACAACTCCCGCTTATGTAGTTGAAAATGAAGCAGGAACTCTTGCAATTAACAGTATTGACGTAGATAATGAAATTTGCAACAACAACCTCGGAAATATTGAGCTTATTATTTCAGGCGGAACAACGCCTTATAATTTTATCTGGAACACAGGGCAAACAACACAAGATATTTTTAATCTTTCTGCCGGAACATACAATAATACTATCACAGATGCAAGCGGATGTTCTGTTTCAACCGGTAATTTAATAATTATAAATGAAAGCGGAACTCTTGCATTAGGTAATATAGTTCCCGTTGATGAACTATGCAATAATAATTCAGGTGAAATTGACATTACAATTACGGGGGGAACAACACCTTACAACTTCCTTTGGAATACCGGTTCCTCCGATGAAGATTTAAACGGTCTTGATGCCGGAAATTATTCTTGTGAAGTTACCGATGCAAACGGATGTCTTGTATCTTTCAATACAACAATTAATAACGACAACGGAACAATTACCGTATCAAATATTATTATTTCTGATGAAAATTGCGGAAGTGCTGACGGAACTGTTGATATTACGATTTCAGGAGCAGCAAATCCGATTAATTTTGATTGGAATAACGGAGCAACAACCGAAGACATAACAAACCTTTCCGCAGGAACTTATATTTGTATTGTTACTGATGCAATTGGTTGCGAAACTAATGCTAATGCTGTCGTAGATAATAATTCAGGAGATTTGAATCTTATAAATTCAATTGTTACGAATGAACAGTGCGGGACCGGTAACGGTTCAGTTAACCTTGTAATTTCAGGAAGTGCAACTCCCCTAACATTCAGCTGGACTAACGGAGCAACAACAGAAGATATAACAAACCTTTCTACAGGCATTTATTCCTGTACAATTACCGATGCAAACGGATGTTCAATTAATGCAGGTCCGTACAACATTAACAACACATCAACGACAATGTCGGTTACGGCTGTTGATGTTACCGATGAAACTTGCGGTTCAGGAAACGGAGCAATTGATTTAACATTTACCGGGGGAGAAACTCCGATTACTTTTTCTTGGAGCAACGGAGCAAATACGGAAGATATTTCAAATTTATCGGCAGGAATATATAACTACACAATTACGGATAACAGCGGGTGTTCCGTATCGGGCAGTACGGAAGTTATAAATAACACAGGAAATCTTGAAATAACATCATTTACTAAAACAGATGAAATTTGCGGAAATGCTAACGGAGCAATTGATATTACTGTTAACGGTGCTACACCTTTTAACTTTGCGTGGAGCAACGGAGCAACAACAGAAGATATTTCAGCTTTAACAGCCGGAACATATAATGTTACGATTAATGACAATAACGGGTGCGAAATAGTTTCTTCCGACTTTAGTATTCTTAATGATGCCGGAGCATTCACGTTAACAAGTATAAGTGCAATTCCCGAACATTGCGGTGATGCAACGGGTTCAATTAATGCCGAAGTTGCAAACGGAACGGAACCGATAAATTATTTATGGAGCAATTCTGAAATAACACAAGATTTATCAGGTTTACATCAAGGAGTTTATTCTTGCACGGCAAGCGATGCAAATGGCTGCGAATTAAGCTATTTTGTTGTGGTAGAGAATGTTGAAGGAAATGTTAATGTTTCGAACGAAGTGCTTGTAAATGAAACTTGCGGAAACAGTAACGGTTCAATTGACATTACAGTTGCAGGCGGAACAGAACCTTATATTTTTGCATGGAATAACGGAGCAACAACCGAAGACCTTACAAATATTGACGCAGGAAATTATAATTGCGTAATAACTGACAATGAAGGTTGTTCAATAAATTACAGTACAACAGTTGAAGACATAGGCGGAGATTTTGCAATTATTAATACAGAAATTACAAACGAACATTGTGATAACGGACAAGGAGAAATTGACGTAACATTGGTCGGAGGAACTCAAACTTATACTTTTAACTGGGATAACGGAGAAACAACGGAAGATTTAACAGGGCTTTCTGCAGGAACATATAATTTGACTGTTACGGAAGCAACAGGTTGCGAACTTCAAACTTCAGCGGAAATTTTAAATATTTCAAATGCAATCACAATCACAAATGCCGACATAACCGATGAAAGTTGCGGAAATGCAGGCGGAGCAATAAATATAACTT
This DNA window, taken from Bacteroidales bacterium, encodes the following:
- a CDS encoding choice-of-anchor L domain-containing protein, encoding MKTKLTFLFAILLIAFSAKSQLTVNNGHTAQELANILAGENITATNVSITGNTQQYGSFTFTGNGLDVNSGVILSSGSIFDAAGPNSSGETSTDFGGAGNALLTQLAGSETYDAVVLQFDFEVQSDEIEFNFNFLSEEYNEFVGSPYNDVFAFYISGPGITGEENLAIVPGTTVPVSINTINNDLFWQFYHDNTNGNTNIEFDGFTTLMTAKKSGLQSCQTYTLKLMIADAGDGIFDAGVLLQENSLVQANISASSSTYSNNNTALEGCIEADFTFQLAEAVDYDVEIPLNIGGSAINGVDYKHIDPLIIIPAGQTSATIIIESYSDGITEGQETIEIAYTPAPCQAQETVSLFIDDFQPIEFSATETGANCNGATDGEVLFTITGGFAPYTINLTDTVTLETSSYTANPIVGLSAGTYSVEIIDSYGCKAEDIVFGDIFNAGTTFLPTGTGVTYETSIEVTGFGTGETLETIDQFKQISATMEHSYANDLSITLRAPNGTEVLLKAEGDGLIGSNPNNSCDMGEPVSSGRVDQWNANNITPGIGYEYVWNLTPTYGTMSYQVDNQLLPEHTYISTFGNELTDFYYPSGSYQPEGNLADFIGTELNGTWTIIVTDFYILDNGYIFEWSLSVSSPQSDSIIKITEPALPNVTSNQTEPDCGVSNGNIDIAVTGFNPVAYLWNTGATTQDISAIPSGAYSVNIQGNDGCDYDYNFNLSNNGSLVLTATTEAETCVNADDGSIDLTVSGGTPNFTFNWGNGAITEDISPLIPGNYTVTVTDAGGCSGINTFEVLQATPISITANITNENCGDKEGIIDISISGGIEPYTFVWSTGETFEDINELTQGEYSVTVTDANSCTANQTFTIINYVGNCIPDCDLAITNAILTDENCGQTNGAIDLTIFTSFSPYTVSWNNGATTDDINSLTANNYIVSIADAEGCELSETYTIVNQTSGIEVLGIGVIDETCGNGQGEINLTVNGGALPYTFKWSNGATTEDLTNLSEGTYDVTVTDANGCSVNSSATVTNQAGDLHLTWGNATNEICGNSSGTIDILIEGGNPFGFGYYEYLWSNGATTEDLINISEGSYSCVVTDEDGCKITTPAYVVENEAGTLAINSIDVDNEICNNNLGNIELIISGGTTPYNFIWNTGQTTQDIFNLSAGTYNNTITDASGCSVSTGNLIIINESGTLALGNIVPVDELCNNNSGEIDITITGGTTPYNFLWNTGSSDEDLNGLDAGNYSCEVTDANGCLVSFNTTINNDNGTITVSNIIISDENCGSADGTVDITISGAANPINFDWNNGATTEDITNLSAGTYICIVTDAIGCETNANAVVDNNSGDLNLINSIVTNEQCGTGNGSVNLVISGSATPLTFSWTNGATTEDITNLSTGIYSCTITDANGCSINAGPYNINNTSTTMSVTAVDVTDETCGSGNGAIDLTFTGGETPITFSWSNGANTEDISNLSAGIYNYTITDNSGCSVSGSTEVINNTGNLEITSFTKTDEICGNANGAIDITVNGATPFNFAWSNGATTEDISALTAGTYNVTINDNNGCEIVSSDFSILNDAGAFTLTSISAIPEHCGDATGSINAEVANGTEPINYLWSNSEITQDLSGLHQGVYSCTASDANGCELSYFVVVENVEGNVNVSNEVLVNETCGNSNGSIDITVAGGTEPYIFAWNNGATTEDLTNIDAGNYNCVITDNEGCSINYSTTVEDIGGDFAIINTEITNEHCDNGQGEIDVTLVGGTQTYTFNWDNGETTEDLTGLSAGTYNLTVTEATGCELQTSAEILNISNAITITNADITDESCGNAGGAINITYTGANEPTSFLWSNGETTEDINSLTSGNYELTITDFYGCSITKNYFVDNITNGLALQNIDVTDETCGNHNGAIDITLTGGNTPYNFAWSNGATDEDLNNISEGTYTCIITDNSGCIINISASIINNANGLAVTLNEIVNDECASGNASINITPTGGNSPYTFIWNNGLTSEDLNNITAGTYFVTITDNTGCNMTSENYTVENTENNELAIVNIYTEPDFCGEGWGLIDYDAAVSGSYTYELNGVPGVPPFTDLTSGDYVISLIDGYCRVDETVTIESDGFFSINIDNVQNEVCGQQNGLIEISAGGGGGGSFNYAWSNGATTQDIYNLSAGDYSCEITHVNSGCVQTLSQTITNIVAFTASSEKIDETCGNSNGAIDVTLSPAGTYTFDWSNGATSEDLTGISAGTYTCTITDNSSCSDVITEEVIDDSNNISISENVQDNICGQSVGSIDLTISGAPLGYSVLWNTGKTTDFLHDIPGGTYTVIVTDLEFSCEEFRSYDVGVIPSYNVSEIITNSSCETCNDGTIDLTPEPAGTYTFDWSNGANSEDINGLLPGDYFVTVSDENGCEFEGNYTVEFSNSVKDIENMIVNVYPNPTNGMLTIDYNSVKEKSTVRIVNVTGVLLYENIITNGRGSVEIDISSYSAGIYYLMIGNKEQRKTIKIFKQSE